Proteins encoded by one window of Ovis canadensis isolate MfBH-ARS-UI-01 breed Bighorn chromosome 14, ARS-UI_OviCan_v2, whole genome shotgun sequence:
- the LOC138419469 gene encoding C-type lectin domain family 18 member A isoform X3: MLRLEPSPRPGGHRPGLLPLLLALLGTTWAGVQPLQLQEQRVPMAEVLSKKESFLLVSLHNRLRSRVHPPAANMQRMDWSDSLARQAQARAALCGAPAPSPASVPRAARHVGWNAQLLPAGSATFVHVVGLWFSEGRQYSHAAAECAPNASCARYTQLVWATSSQLGCGRHLCSGAQGELEAFVCAYSPGGNWEVNGKTIVPYKKGAWCSLCTASVSGCFKAWDHAGGLCEVPRNPCRMSCRNHGLLNVSTCHCLCPPGYTGRYCQVRCSVPCVHGRFREEECSCVCDVGFGGAQCATKVHFPFHTCDLRIDGDCFMVSSEADTYYGAKMKCQGKGGVLAQIESQKVQDILAFYLGRLETTNEVTDSDFETRNFWIGLTYKSARDSFRWTTGEHQSFTSFAFGQPDNQGFGNCVELQASAAFNWNDQRCKTRNRYICQFAREHISRWDPGP, from the exons ATGCTGAGGCTGGAGCCCTCGCCCAGGCCTGGAGGCCACCGGCCAGGCCTCCTGCCCTTGCTCCTAGCTCTCCTTGGCACAACCTGGGCAGGGGTGCAGCCACTCCAGCTGCAGGAGCAGCGGGTTCCAATGGCTGAAG TCCTGAGCAAGAAGGAGAGCTTCCTCCTCGTCTCCCTGCACAACCGCTTGCGAAGCCGGGTCCACCCGCCTGCGGCCAACATGCAGAGAATG gatTGGAGCGACAGCCTGGCCCGGCAAGCCCAGGCCCGGGCGGCCCTCTGCGGTGCCCCCGCCCCAAGCCCGGCCTCCGTCCCGCGGGCCGCCCGGCACGTGGGCTGGAACGCGCAGCTGCTGCCCGCGGGCTCCGCGACCTTCGTGCACGTAGTGGGCCTGTGGTTCTCCGAGGGGCGGCAGTACAGCCACGCGGCGGCCGAGTGCGCCCCCAACGCCAGCTGCGCCCGCTACACTCAG ctcgTGTGGGCCACCTCGAGCCAGCTGGGCTGTGGGCGGCACCTCTGCTCTGGGGCCCAGGGCGAGCTGGAAGCCTTTGTCTGCGCCTACTCTCCCGG AGGGAACTGGGAGGTCAATGGGAAGACCATCGTCCCCTACAAGAAGGGCGCCTGGTGTTCGCTCTGCACGGCCAGCGTCTCCGGCTGCTTTAAAGCCTGGGATCACGCAGGGGGGCTCTGTG AGGTCCCCAGGAACCCGTGTCGCATGAGCTGCCGGAACCACGGCCTTCTCAACGTTAGCACCTGCCACTGCCTGTGCCCCCCCGGATACACAGGCAGATACTGTCAAG TGCGGTGCAGCGTGCCGTGCGTGCACGGCCGGTTCCGGGAAGAGGAGTGTTCCTGCGTCTGTGACGTCGGCTTCGGGGGAGCCCAGTGCGCCA CTAAGGTGCACTTTCCCTTCCACACCTGTGATCTGAGGATCGACGGAGACTGCTTCATGGTGTCCTCGGAGGCGGACACCTACTACGGCGCCAAGATGAAATGCCAG GGCAAGGGTGGGGTGCTCGCCCAGATTGAGAGCCAGAAAGTACAGGACATCCTGGCCTTCTACCTGGGCCGCCTGGAGACCACCAACGAGGTGACCGACAGTGACTTTGAGACCAGGAACTTCTGGATCG GGCTCACCTACAAGAGCGCCAGGGACTCCTTCCGCTGGACCACGGGGGAGCACCAGTCCTTCACCAGCTTCGCCTTCGGGCAGCCGGACAACCAGGG GTTTGGCAACTGCGTGGAGCTGCAGGCGTCTGCCGCCTTCAACTGGAACGACCAGCGCTGCAAAACCCGCAACCGCTACATCTGCCAGTTTG
- the LOC138419469 gene encoding C-type lectin domain family 18 member A isoform X4 has product MLRLEPSPRPGGHRPGLLPLLLALLGTTWAGVQPLQLQEQRVPMAEVLSKKESFLLVSLHNRLRSRVHPPAANMQRMDWSDSLARQAQARAALCGAPAPSPASVPRAARHVGWNAQLLPAGSATFVHVVGLWFSEGRQYSHAAAECAPNASCARYTQLVWATSSQLGCGRHLCSGAQGELEAFVCAYSPGGNWEVNGKTIVPYKKGAWCSLCTASVSGCFKAWDHAGGLCEVPRNPCRMSCRNHGLLNVSTCHCLCPPGYTGRYCQVRCSVPCVHGRFREEECSCVCDVGFGGAQCATKVHFPFHTCDLRIDGDCFMVSSEADTYYGAKMKCQIESQKVQDILAFYLGRLETTNEVTDSDFETRNFWIGLTYKSARDSFRWTTGEHQSFTSFAFGQPDNQGFGNCVELQASAAFNWNDQRCKTRNRYICQFAREHISRWDPGP; this is encoded by the exons ATGCTGAGGCTGGAGCCCTCGCCCAGGCCTGGAGGCCACCGGCCAGGCCTCCTGCCCTTGCTCCTAGCTCTCCTTGGCACAACCTGGGCAGGGGTGCAGCCACTCCAGCTGCAGGAGCAGCGGGTTCCAATGGCTGAAG TCCTGAGCAAGAAGGAGAGCTTCCTCCTCGTCTCCCTGCACAACCGCTTGCGAAGCCGGGTCCACCCGCCTGCGGCCAACATGCAGAGAATG gatTGGAGCGACAGCCTGGCCCGGCAAGCCCAGGCCCGGGCGGCCCTCTGCGGTGCCCCCGCCCCAAGCCCGGCCTCCGTCCCGCGGGCCGCCCGGCACGTGGGCTGGAACGCGCAGCTGCTGCCCGCGGGCTCCGCGACCTTCGTGCACGTAGTGGGCCTGTGGTTCTCCGAGGGGCGGCAGTACAGCCACGCGGCGGCCGAGTGCGCCCCCAACGCCAGCTGCGCCCGCTACACTCAG ctcgTGTGGGCCACCTCGAGCCAGCTGGGCTGTGGGCGGCACCTCTGCTCTGGGGCCCAGGGCGAGCTGGAAGCCTTTGTCTGCGCCTACTCTCCCGG AGGGAACTGGGAGGTCAATGGGAAGACCATCGTCCCCTACAAGAAGGGCGCCTGGTGTTCGCTCTGCACGGCCAGCGTCTCCGGCTGCTTTAAAGCCTGGGATCACGCAGGGGGGCTCTGTG AGGTCCCCAGGAACCCGTGTCGCATGAGCTGCCGGAACCACGGCCTTCTCAACGTTAGCACCTGCCACTGCCTGTGCCCCCCCGGATACACAGGCAGATACTGTCAAG TGCGGTGCAGCGTGCCGTGCGTGCACGGCCGGTTCCGGGAAGAGGAGTGTTCCTGCGTCTGTGACGTCGGCTTCGGGGGAGCCCAGTGCGCCA CTAAGGTGCACTTTCCCTTCCACACCTGTGATCTGAGGATCGACGGAGACTGCTTCATGGTGTCCTCGGAGGCGGACACCTACTACGGCGCCAAGATGAAATGCCAG ATTGAGAGCCAGAAAGTACAGGACATCCTGGCCTTCTACCTGGGCCGCCTGGAGACCACCAACGAGGTGACCGACAGTGACTTTGAGACCAGGAACTTCTGGATCG GGCTCACCTACAAGAGCGCCAGGGACTCCTTCCGCTGGACCACGGGGGAGCACCAGTCCTTCACCAGCTTCGCCTTCGGGCAGCCGGACAACCAGGG GTTTGGCAACTGCGTGGAGCTGCAGGCGTCTGCCGCCTTCAACTGGAACGACCAGCGCTGCAAAACCCGCAACCGCTACATCTGCCAGTTTG
- the LOC138419469 gene encoding C-type lectin domain family 18 member A isoform X6, with protein MQRMDWSDSLARQAQARAALCGAPAPSPASVPRAARHVGWNAQLLPAGSATFVHVVGLWFSEGRQYSHAAAECAPNASCARYTQLVWATSSQLGCGRHLCSGAQGELEAFVCAYSPGGNWEVNGKTIVPYKKGAWCSLCTASVSGCFKAWDHAGGLCEVPRNPCRMSCRNHGLLNVSTCHCLCPPGYTGRYCQVRCSVPCVHGRFREEECSCVCDVGFGGAQCATKVHFPFHTCDLRIDGDCFMVSSEADTYYGAKMKCQGKGGVLAQIESQKVQDILAFYLGRLETTNEVTDSDFETRNFWIGLTYKSARDSFRWTTGEHQSFTSFAFGQPDNQGFGNCVELQASAAFNWNDQRCKTRNRYICQFAREHISRWDPGP; from the exons ATGCAGAGAATG gatTGGAGCGACAGCCTGGCCCGGCAAGCCCAGGCCCGGGCGGCCCTCTGCGGTGCCCCCGCCCCAAGCCCGGCCTCCGTCCCGCGGGCCGCCCGGCACGTGGGCTGGAACGCGCAGCTGCTGCCCGCGGGCTCCGCGACCTTCGTGCACGTAGTGGGCCTGTGGTTCTCCGAGGGGCGGCAGTACAGCCACGCGGCGGCCGAGTGCGCCCCCAACGCCAGCTGCGCCCGCTACACTCAG ctcgTGTGGGCCACCTCGAGCCAGCTGGGCTGTGGGCGGCACCTCTGCTCTGGGGCCCAGGGCGAGCTGGAAGCCTTTGTCTGCGCCTACTCTCCCGG AGGGAACTGGGAGGTCAATGGGAAGACCATCGTCCCCTACAAGAAGGGCGCCTGGTGTTCGCTCTGCACGGCCAGCGTCTCCGGCTGCTTTAAAGCCTGGGATCACGCAGGGGGGCTCTGTG AGGTCCCCAGGAACCCGTGTCGCATGAGCTGCCGGAACCACGGCCTTCTCAACGTTAGCACCTGCCACTGCCTGTGCCCCCCCGGATACACAGGCAGATACTGTCAAG TGCGGTGCAGCGTGCCGTGCGTGCACGGCCGGTTCCGGGAAGAGGAGTGTTCCTGCGTCTGTGACGTCGGCTTCGGGGGAGCCCAGTGCGCCA CTAAGGTGCACTTTCCCTTCCACACCTGTGATCTGAGGATCGACGGAGACTGCTTCATGGTGTCCTCGGAGGCGGACACCTACTACGGCGCCAAGATGAAATGCCAG GGCAAGGGTGGGGTGCTCGCCCAGATTGAGAGCCAGAAAGTACAGGACATCCTGGCCTTCTACCTGGGCCGCCTGGAGACCACCAACGAGGTGACCGACAGTGACTTTGAGACCAGGAACTTCTGGATCG GGCTCACCTACAAGAGCGCCAGGGACTCCTTCCGCTGGACCACGGGGGAGCACCAGTCCTTCACCAGCTTCGCCTTCGGGCAGCCGGACAACCAGGG GTTTGGCAACTGCGTGGAGCTGCAGGCGTCTGCCGCCTTCAACTGGAACGACCAGCGCTGCAAAACCCGCAACCGCTACATCTGCCAGTTTG
- the LOC138419469 gene encoding C-type lectin domain family 18 member A isoform X1, translated as MLRLEPSPRPGGHRPGLLPLLLALLGTTWAGVQPLQLQEQRVPMAEVLSKKESFLLVSLHNRLRSRVHPPAANMQRMDWSDSLARQAQARAALCGAPAPSPASVPRAARHVGWNAQLLPAGSATFVHVVGLWFSEGRQYSHAAAECAPNASCARYTQLVWATSSQLGCGRHLCSGAQGELEAFVCAYSPGGNWEVNGKTIVPYKKGAWCSLCTASVSGCFKAWDHAGGLCEVPRNPCRMSCRNHGLLNVSTCHCLCPPGYTGRYCQDQTKDATEHRGVPGGCSCWGWHPCTSSAPILAVRCSVPCVHGRFREEECSCVCDVGFGGAQCATKVHFPFHTCDLRIDGDCFMVSSEADTYYGAKMKCQGKGGVLAQIESQKVQDILAFYLGRLETTNEVTDSDFETRNFWIGLTYKSARDSFRWTTGEHQSFTSFAFGQPDNQGFGNCVELQASAAFNWNDQRCKTRNRYICQFAREHISRWDPGP; from the exons ATGCTGAGGCTGGAGCCCTCGCCCAGGCCTGGAGGCCACCGGCCAGGCCTCCTGCCCTTGCTCCTAGCTCTCCTTGGCACAACCTGGGCAGGGGTGCAGCCACTCCAGCTGCAGGAGCAGCGGGTTCCAATGGCTGAAG TCCTGAGCAAGAAGGAGAGCTTCCTCCTCGTCTCCCTGCACAACCGCTTGCGAAGCCGGGTCCACCCGCCTGCGGCCAACATGCAGAGAATG gatTGGAGCGACAGCCTGGCCCGGCAAGCCCAGGCCCGGGCGGCCCTCTGCGGTGCCCCCGCCCCAAGCCCGGCCTCCGTCCCGCGGGCCGCCCGGCACGTGGGCTGGAACGCGCAGCTGCTGCCCGCGGGCTCCGCGACCTTCGTGCACGTAGTGGGCCTGTGGTTCTCCGAGGGGCGGCAGTACAGCCACGCGGCGGCCGAGTGCGCCCCCAACGCCAGCTGCGCCCGCTACACTCAG ctcgTGTGGGCCACCTCGAGCCAGCTGGGCTGTGGGCGGCACCTCTGCTCTGGGGCCCAGGGCGAGCTGGAAGCCTTTGTCTGCGCCTACTCTCCCGG AGGGAACTGGGAGGTCAATGGGAAGACCATCGTCCCCTACAAGAAGGGCGCCTGGTGTTCGCTCTGCACGGCCAGCGTCTCCGGCTGCTTTAAAGCCTGGGATCACGCAGGGGGGCTCTGTG AGGTCCCCAGGAACCCGTGTCGCATGAGCTGCCGGAACCACGGCCTTCTCAACGTTAGCACCTGCCACTGCCTGTGCCCCCCCGGATACACAGGCAGATACTGTCAAG ATCAAACCAAAGATGCCACAGAGCACAGAGGAGTCCCAGGTGGGTGTTCTTGCTGGGGCTGGCATCCGTGCACATCCTCCGCCCCCATCCTGGCAGTGCGGTGCAGCGTGCCGTGCGTGCACGGCCGGTTCCGGGAAGAGGAGTGTTCCTGCGTCTGTGACGTCGGCTTCGGGGGAGCCCAGTGCGCCA CTAAGGTGCACTTTCCCTTCCACACCTGTGATCTGAGGATCGACGGAGACTGCTTCATGGTGTCCTCGGAGGCGGACACCTACTACGGCGCCAAGATGAAATGCCAG GGCAAGGGTGGGGTGCTCGCCCAGATTGAGAGCCAGAAAGTACAGGACATCCTGGCCTTCTACCTGGGCCGCCTGGAGACCACCAACGAGGTGACCGACAGTGACTTTGAGACCAGGAACTTCTGGATCG GGCTCACCTACAAGAGCGCCAGGGACTCCTTCCGCTGGACCACGGGGGAGCACCAGTCCTTCACCAGCTTCGCCTTCGGGCAGCCGGACAACCAGGG GTTTGGCAACTGCGTGGAGCTGCAGGCGTCTGCCGCCTTCAACTGGAACGACCAGCGCTGCAAAACCCGCAACCGCTACATCTGCCAGTTTG
- the LOC138419469 gene encoding C-type lectin domain family 18 member A isoform X2, translating to MLRLEPSPRPGGHRPGLLPLLLALLGTTWAGVQPLQLQEQRVPMAEVLSKKESFLLVSLHNRLRSRVHPPAANMQRMDWSDSLARQAQARAALCGAPAPSPASVPRAARHVGWNAQLLPAGSATFVHVVGLWFSEGRQYSHAAAECAPNASCARYTQLVWATSSQLGCGRHLCSGAQGELEAFVCAYSPGGNWEVNGKTIVPYKKGAWCSLCTASVSGCFKAWDHAGGLCEVPRNPCRMSCRNHGLLNVSTCHCLCPPGYTGRYCQDQTKDATEHRGVPGGCSCWGWHPCTSSAPILAVRCSVPCVHGRFREEECSCVCDVGFGGAQCATKVHFPFHTCDLRIDGDCFMVSSEADTYYGAKMKCQIESQKVQDILAFYLGRLETTNEVTDSDFETRNFWIGLTYKSARDSFRWTTGEHQSFTSFAFGQPDNQGFGNCVELQASAAFNWNDQRCKTRNRYICQFAREHISRWDPGP from the exons ATGCTGAGGCTGGAGCCCTCGCCCAGGCCTGGAGGCCACCGGCCAGGCCTCCTGCCCTTGCTCCTAGCTCTCCTTGGCACAACCTGGGCAGGGGTGCAGCCACTCCAGCTGCAGGAGCAGCGGGTTCCAATGGCTGAAG TCCTGAGCAAGAAGGAGAGCTTCCTCCTCGTCTCCCTGCACAACCGCTTGCGAAGCCGGGTCCACCCGCCTGCGGCCAACATGCAGAGAATG gatTGGAGCGACAGCCTGGCCCGGCAAGCCCAGGCCCGGGCGGCCCTCTGCGGTGCCCCCGCCCCAAGCCCGGCCTCCGTCCCGCGGGCCGCCCGGCACGTGGGCTGGAACGCGCAGCTGCTGCCCGCGGGCTCCGCGACCTTCGTGCACGTAGTGGGCCTGTGGTTCTCCGAGGGGCGGCAGTACAGCCACGCGGCGGCCGAGTGCGCCCCCAACGCCAGCTGCGCCCGCTACACTCAG ctcgTGTGGGCCACCTCGAGCCAGCTGGGCTGTGGGCGGCACCTCTGCTCTGGGGCCCAGGGCGAGCTGGAAGCCTTTGTCTGCGCCTACTCTCCCGG AGGGAACTGGGAGGTCAATGGGAAGACCATCGTCCCCTACAAGAAGGGCGCCTGGTGTTCGCTCTGCACGGCCAGCGTCTCCGGCTGCTTTAAAGCCTGGGATCACGCAGGGGGGCTCTGTG AGGTCCCCAGGAACCCGTGTCGCATGAGCTGCCGGAACCACGGCCTTCTCAACGTTAGCACCTGCCACTGCCTGTGCCCCCCCGGATACACAGGCAGATACTGTCAAG ATCAAACCAAAGATGCCACAGAGCACAGAGGAGTCCCAGGTGGGTGTTCTTGCTGGGGCTGGCATCCGTGCACATCCTCCGCCCCCATCCTGGCAGTGCGGTGCAGCGTGCCGTGCGTGCACGGCCGGTTCCGGGAAGAGGAGTGTTCCTGCGTCTGTGACGTCGGCTTCGGGGGAGCCCAGTGCGCCA CTAAGGTGCACTTTCCCTTCCACACCTGTGATCTGAGGATCGACGGAGACTGCTTCATGGTGTCCTCGGAGGCGGACACCTACTACGGCGCCAAGATGAAATGCCAG ATTGAGAGCCAGAAAGTACAGGACATCCTGGCCTTCTACCTGGGCCGCCTGGAGACCACCAACGAGGTGACCGACAGTGACTTTGAGACCAGGAACTTCTGGATCG GGCTCACCTACAAGAGCGCCAGGGACTCCTTCCGCTGGACCACGGGGGAGCACCAGTCCTTCACCAGCTTCGCCTTCGGGCAGCCGGACAACCAGGG GTTTGGCAACTGCGTGGAGCTGCAGGCGTCTGCCGCCTTCAACTGGAACGACCAGCGCTGCAAAACCCGCAACCGCTACATCTGCCAGTTTG
- the LOC138419469 gene encoding C-type lectin domain family 18 member A isoform X5, with product MQRMDWSDSLARQAQARAALCGAPAPSPASVPRAARHVGWNAQLLPAGSATFVHVVGLWFSEGRQYSHAAAECAPNASCARYTQLVWATSSQLGCGRHLCSGAQGELEAFVCAYSPGGNWEVNGKTIVPYKKGAWCSLCTASVSGCFKAWDHAGGLCEVPRNPCRMSCRNHGLLNVSTCHCLCPPGYTGRYCQDQTKDATEHRGVPGGCSCWGWHPCTSSAPILAVRCSVPCVHGRFREEECSCVCDVGFGGAQCATKVHFPFHTCDLRIDGDCFMVSSEADTYYGAKMKCQGKGGVLAQIESQKVQDILAFYLGRLETTNEVTDSDFETRNFWIGLTYKSARDSFRWTTGEHQSFTSFAFGQPDNQGFGNCVELQASAAFNWNDQRCKTRNRYICQFAREHISRWDPGP from the exons ATGCAGAGAATG gatTGGAGCGACAGCCTGGCCCGGCAAGCCCAGGCCCGGGCGGCCCTCTGCGGTGCCCCCGCCCCAAGCCCGGCCTCCGTCCCGCGGGCCGCCCGGCACGTGGGCTGGAACGCGCAGCTGCTGCCCGCGGGCTCCGCGACCTTCGTGCACGTAGTGGGCCTGTGGTTCTCCGAGGGGCGGCAGTACAGCCACGCGGCGGCCGAGTGCGCCCCCAACGCCAGCTGCGCCCGCTACACTCAG ctcgTGTGGGCCACCTCGAGCCAGCTGGGCTGTGGGCGGCACCTCTGCTCTGGGGCCCAGGGCGAGCTGGAAGCCTTTGTCTGCGCCTACTCTCCCGG AGGGAACTGGGAGGTCAATGGGAAGACCATCGTCCCCTACAAGAAGGGCGCCTGGTGTTCGCTCTGCACGGCCAGCGTCTCCGGCTGCTTTAAAGCCTGGGATCACGCAGGGGGGCTCTGTG AGGTCCCCAGGAACCCGTGTCGCATGAGCTGCCGGAACCACGGCCTTCTCAACGTTAGCACCTGCCACTGCCTGTGCCCCCCCGGATACACAGGCAGATACTGTCAAG ATCAAACCAAAGATGCCACAGAGCACAGAGGAGTCCCAGGTGGGTGTTCTTGCTGGGGCTGGCATCCGTGCACATCCTCCGCCCCCATCCTGGCAGTGCGGTGCAGCGTGCCGTGCGTGCACGGCCGGTTCCGGGAAGAGGAGTGTTCCTGCGTCTGTGACGTCGGCTTCGGGGGAGCCCAGTGCGCCA CTAAGGTGCACTTTCCCTTCCACACCTGTGATCTGAGGATCGACGGAGACTGCTTCATGGTGTCCTCGGAGGCGGACACCTACTACGGCGCCAAGATGAAATGCCAG GGCAAGGGTGGGGTGCTCGCCCAGATTGAGAGCCAGAAAGTACAGGACATCCTGGCCTTCTACCTGGGCCGCCTGGAGACCACCAACGAGGTGACCGACAGTGACTTTGAGACCAGGAACTTCTGGATCG GGCTCACCTACAAGAGCGCCAGGGACTCCTTCCGCTGGACCACGGGGGAGCACCAGTCCTTCACCAGCTTCGCCTTCGGGCAGCCGGACAACCAGGG GTTTGGCAACTGCGTGGAGCTGCAGGCGTCTGCCGCCTTCAACTGGAACGACCAGCGCTGCAAAACCCGCAACCGCTACATCTGCCAGTTTG